The following are encoded in a window of Coleofasciculus sp. FACHB-1120 genomic DNA:
- the hisB gene encoding imidazoleglycerol-phosphate dehydratase HisB — MQARDRQFPPSPSIEQLLSPRMARVPRKTGETDVIVTVKLDGNGTCNAKTGIPFLDHMLHQIASHSLIDLDVQATGDLEIDDHHTNEDVGITLGMALHQALGDRKGIVRFGNFLAPLDEALVQVALDFSGRPHLSYGLEIPTQRVGTYDTQLVREFFVAVVNHSQMTLHIRQLDGINSHHIIEATFKAFARSLRMAIEVDPRRGGTIPSSKGVL; from the coding sequence ATGCAGGCACGCGATCGCCAATTTCCACCTTCTCCAAGCATTGAACAGCTTTTGTCTCCTCGCATGGCAAGGGTTCCCCGCAAGACGGGGGAAACGGATGTCATCGTCACCGTCAAATTAGACGGGAATGGAACTTGCAATGCCAAAACCGGCATTCCGTTTTTAGACCATATGCTGCATCAAATCGCCTCTCACAGTTTGATTGATTTGGATGTGCAAGCGACGGGAGATTTGGAAATTGATGACCACCATACCAATGAAGATGTGGGAATTACCCTAGGAATGGCGTTGCATCAAGCACTGGGCGATCGTAAGGGAATTGTCCGGTTTGGGAATTTCCTCGCCCCTCTCGATGAAGCGTTGGTTCAGGTAGCGTTAGATTTTTCCGGACGTCCTCACCTCAGCTATGGCTTAGAGATTCCCACTCAGCGAGTCGGGACTTATGACACCCAGCTGGTGCGGGAATTTTTTGTGGCGGTAGTAAATCACAGCCAGATGACGCTGCACATTCGCCAACTAGATGGAATTAATTCGCACCACATTATTGAAGCGACGTTCAAAGCGTTTGCGCGATCGCTCCGCATGGCAATCGAAGTTGATCCCCGTCGTGGCGGTACGATCCCCAGTTCTAAAGGCGTGTTATAG
- a CDS encoding Uma2 family endonuclease — MLEYKPPKYFPSSEELPDSDETPVDNELQDLIPGLLKAILAMAWADRMDWFFGVDMGIYYDPDKPAIVPDGFLSLGVERFFDEELRLSYAIWEEERVPTMVLEVVSQTYRKEYSQKKLDYANLGVLYYVIYSSRRRRKPHLEVHRLVDGEYVLQPGNPVWLPEMGLAIGAERGIYQGITREWLYWYDKQGQRLLTPEERAQLAEQRAQLAEQRAQLLAKQLRAMGLDPDSLA; from the coding sequence ATGTTAGAGTACAAGCCACCGAAGTATTTTCCCTCTTCCGAGGAGCTACCCGATTCTGACGAAACGCCTGTGGATAATGAACTGCAAGATTTAATCCCCGGTTTGCTAAAAGCAATATTGGCTATGGCTTGGGCAGATCGCATGGATTGGTTTTTTGGCGTAGATATGGGAATTTACTACGATCCGGATAAACCAGCCATCGTCCCCGATGGATTTCTTAGCTTAGGAGTCGAGCGGTTCTTTGATGAAGAACTTCGCTTAAGTTATGCAATTTGGGAAGAAGAGCGTGTGCCCACGATGGTGTTAGAGGTTGTATCCCAAACTTATCGGAAAGAATACAGCCAGAAAAAGCTAGATTATGCAAATTTAGGGGTTTTGTACTACGTAATTTATTCCTCCCGTCGTCGCAGAAAGCCGCATCTAGAAGTGCATCGGTTGGTTGATGGCGAATATGTGTTGCAGCCAGGAAACCCGGTTTGGCTACCAGAAATGGGATTGGCGATTGGTGCAGAACGGGGAATTTATCAAGGAATAACGAGGGAGTGGCTGTACTGGTACGACAAGCAAGGGCAAAGATTGCTGACACCGGAAGAACGCGCCCAACTTGCCGAACAACGCGCCCAACTTGCCGAACAACGCGCCCAACTTTTAGCAAAACAACTTCGTGCGATGGGGTTAGATCCAGACTCGCTAGCTTAA
- the crcB gene encoding fluoride efflux transporter CrcB, with protein sequence MLQDPAIRHPIAISLGAIAGALSRYYLTLWFAQRFGTSFPYGTFFINLTGCFGMGFFATLVLERVANIPLDVRLMVTTGFLGAYTTFSTYGLETYSLLRDRSYATAGIYWAASAILGIISVELGTLLARIGR encoded by the coding sequence ATGCTGCAAGACCCCGCGATTCGTCATCCCATTGCCATCAGTTTAGGAGCGATCGCTGGAGCATTGAGTCGCTACTATCTCACCCTCTGGTTTGCCCAACGCTTCGGCACCAGTTTTCCCTACGGCACCTTTTTTATCAACCTTACGGGTTGCTTTGGAATGGGTTTTTTTGCCACTCTGGTCTTAGAACGGGTAGCCAATATTCCCCTAGATGTGCGGTTGATGGTGACAACCGGATTTTTAGGAGCTTACACAACTTTCTCCACTTATGGGTTAGAAACCTATAGTCTATTGCGCGATCGCAGTTATGCCACCGCCGGTATTTACTGGGCAGCGAGCGCCATACTTGGAATTATTAGCGTTGAGCTAGGCACGCTTCTAGCTCGGATCGGGCGGTAA
- a CDS encoding WG repeat-containing protein gives MKIATCHNRLLVAAASVLFGLAIALISGCEAISNFRTSQVNFDATGGEARNLQIVIPVKFSWADSFSEELAAVKIDGKWGYLDKKGNLAIKPQFDNAESFSQGLAAVNLKNNWGYINKSGNFVIKPKYDLAKTFSQGLAGVKIDGKWGYIDKIGNLVIKPKFDLAESFSMSDHTESALELAAVEIGKRWGYIDKKGNFVIQPQFDSAESFSISDRTESALGLAPVKKDNKWGYIDNRGDVIIPLEFDEAKFFSEGLAVISSNNKWGYIDKMGYIVIPLQFDWAGGFSQGLAGIALSNKVGYIDKATNVVIPPQFDNIYNFSEDLAAVKKGDKWGYINKSGKFLIKPQFDSARSFSQGLAKVMISNKYGYIRKPLS, from the coding sequence ATGAAAATTGCAACCTGCCACAACAGATTGCTTGTCGCGGCTGCTAGCGTCCTATTTGGATTAGCGATCGCTCTAATTTCTGGATGTGAAGCAATCTCAAATTTTCGGACTTCTCAAGTTAATTTTGATGCAACTGGGGGAGAAGCCCGTAATCTGCAAATAGTTATCCCGGTTAAATTTAGCTGGGCTGATTCATTTTCAGAAGAGCTGGCAGCAGTCAAAATAGACGGCAAATGGGGCTATCTTGATAAGAAAGGCAACTTGGCAATCAAACCGCAATTTGATAATGCGGAATCTTTTTCCCAAGGGTTAGCGGCAGTCAACCTAAAGAACAACTGGGGCTATATCAATAAGAGTGGCAACTTTGTCATTAAACCAAAATATGATTTGGCTAAGACTTTTTCTCAAGGGCTGGCAGGGGTAAAGATAGATGGAAAATGGGGCTATATCGATAAGATTGGCAACTTGGTAATTAAACCAAAATTTGATTTGGCTGAATCTTTTTCTATGAGCGATCACACTGAGTCAGCCTTAGAGCTTGCGGCGGTAGAAATCGGTAAAAGATGGGGCTATATCGATAAGAAAGGCAACTTTGTCATTCAGCCCCAGTTTGATTCGGCTGAATCTTTTTCTATAAGCGATCGCACTGAGTCAGCCCTAGGACTCGCGCCAGTAAAAAAAGACAACAAATGGGGCTACATCGATAATCGGGGAGATGTTATTATTCCGTTGGAATTTGATGAAGCTAAGTTTTTTTCGGAAGGACTAGCCGTAATATCCAGTAATAATAAGTGGGGGTATATTGACAAAATGGGATATATTGTTATTCCACTCCAATTTGATTGGGCTGGGGGCTTTTCTCAAGGATTGGCGGGGATAGCGCTAAGCAATAAAGTGGGCTATATTGACAAGGCAACCAATGTTGTCATTCCCCCACAATTTGATAATATTTATAACTTTTCAGAAGACCTAGCAGCGGTAAAGAAGGGCGACAAATGGGGCTATATTAATAAGAGTGGCAAGTTCTTAATTAAGCCCCAATTTGATAGCGCTCGCTCTTTTTCGCAAGGGTTAGCAAAAGTTATGATTAGCAATAAATATGGTTATATCCGTAAACCTCTCTCTTGA
- the fabI gene encoding enoyl-ACP reductase FabI, producing MLDLTGKNALVTGIANNRSIAWGIAQQLHQAGANLGVTYLPDDRGRFEKKVAELVEPLSPSLFLPCDVQNETQIQSTFDAIRDKWGKLDILIHCLAFANKEDLSGDFSNTTRAGFTQALEISTYSLVQLAGSAKPLMTEGGSIVTLTYLGGVKVIPNYNVMGIAKSGLEMSVRYLASELGPQNIRVNAISAGPIRTLASSAVGGILDMIHHVEEVAPLRRTVTQKEVGNAAAFLCSDLASGITGQVLYVDAGYEIMGM from the coding sequence ATGCTAGATTTAACCGGAAAAAACGCCCTTGTTACCGGCATCGCCAACAACCGATCGATTGCCTGGGGGATTGCTCAGCAACTGCACCAAGCGGGTGCGAATCTAGGAGTGACTTACCTGCCAGACGACCGAGGTCGCTTTGAAAAAAAAGTGGCAGAGTTAGTAGAACCCCTCAGCCCCAGCTTGTTTTTACCCTGCGATGTCCAGAATGAGACCCAAATTCAGTCTACATTTGACGCCATCCGCGATAAGTGGGGCAAGCTAGACATCCTGATCCATTGTCTTGCCTTTGCGAACAAGGAAGATTTATCAGGTGATTTTAGCAACACTACCCGTGCTGGCTTCACTCAGGCTCTAGAAATTAGCACCTATTCTCTGGTGCAACTTGCCGGGTCAGCAAAACCGCTGATGACAGAAGGTGGCAGTATTGTCACACTGACTTATCTAGGCGGCGTTAAGGTGATCCCCAACTACAACGTGATGGGAATTGCCAAGTCTGGATTGGAAATGAGTGTCCGTTACCTGGCATCTGAACTAGGTCCACAGAATATTCGCGTGAATGCAATTTCGGCGGGTCCCATCCGCACTTTGGCATCCTCGGCGGTAGGTGGCATCCTGGATATGATCCATCACGTTGAGGAAGTGGCACCGCTGCGACGCACTGTAACTCAGAAAGAAGTGGGAAATGCGGCTGCTTTCTTGTGTAGCGATTTGGCAAGTGGCATTACAGGTCAGGTGCTGTATGTCGATGCGGGATACGAGATTATGGGGATGTAG
- a CDS encoding amidohydrolase translates to MLTRIKDIAEKLAPRLIEIRRHIHAHPELSGQEYQTAAYVAGVLSSCGLHVQEAVGKTGVIGELKGQGIDERLLAIRTDMDALPIVERTSLEYASRLPGIMHACGHDVHTTVGLGTVMVLSQLGDTLPGNVRFVFQPAEEIAQGAGWMVADGAMENVSAIMSVHVFPSIPAGSVGIRYGALTAAADDLEIIIKGESGHGARPHEAVDAIWIAAQAIASLQQAISRTQNPLRPVVLTIGKIEGGRAPNVIADHVRLLGTVRSLHPETHASLPQWIEQIVCNICKTYGATCEVNYRRGVPSVQNDSALTQLVETAAKEAWGSDRVQILLEPSLGAEDFSMYLEHAPGTMFRLGVGYPDRKNYPLHHPQFEVDESAIITGVVTLAYAVCKYWHHR, encoded by the coding sequence GTGCTGACTCGTATTAAAGACATTGCTGAAAAACTAGCGCCTCGCCTGATTGAAATCCGACGACATATCCATGCTCACCCAGAACTAAGCGGTCAAGAATACCAAACTGCTGCCTATGTTGCTGGCGTGCTGTCTTCCTGTGGGCTTCACGTCCAAGAAGCTGTTGGTAAAACTGGCGTAATTGGAGAGTTGAAAGGACAAGGTATCGATGAGCGACTGCTGGCAATTCGCACTGATATGGATGCTTTGCCCATTGTAGAACGTACCAGTTTAGAGTATGCCTCGCGTCTTCCGGGAATCATGCACGCCTGCGGTCACGATGTCCACACCACGGTGGGGTTAGGCACGGTGATGGTGCTATCCCAGCTCGGAGATACCTTACCGGGAAATGTGCGCTTTGTGTTCCAGCCAGCCGAAGAAATTGCCCAAGGAGCTGGGTGGATGGTTGCAGATGGAGCGATGGAGAATGTCAGCGCGATTATGAGCGTTCACGTTTTCCCGTCTATCCCGGCAGGATCGGTGGGAATTCGTTACGGTGCTTTGACAGCAGCCGCAGACGATCTGGAGATTATTATTAAAGGCGAATCTGGGCACGGAGCGCGTCCTCATGAGGCAGTTGATGCTATTTGGATTGCGGCACAAGCGATCGCGTCTCTTCAGCAAGCGATTAGCCGGACACAGAACCCGCTGCGCCCGGTCGTGCTAACGATTGGTAAAATCGAGGGCGGACGCGCCCCAAACGTGATTGCCGATCATGTGCGATTATTGGGAACTGTGCGATCGCTGCATCCAGAAACTCATGCCAGTCTACCCCAGTGGATCGAGCAGATTGTCTGCAATATCTGTAAAACTTACGGTGCTACCTGCGAAGTCAACTATCGCCGGGGAGTCCCTTCTGTACAAAATGACTCAGCGCTGACTCAGTTGGTGGAAACAGCTGCCAAAGAAGCCTGGGGAAGCGATCGCGTCCAAATTTTACTGGAACCCTCTCTCGGTGCGGAAGACTTTTCAATGTATCTGGAACACGCTCCCGGTACGATGTTTCGGCTAGGCGTGGGATACCCGGACAGAAAAAACTACCCGCTACATCATCCCCAATTTGAGGTGGATGAATCTGCCATTATTACCGGCGTCGTTACCCTCGCCTATGCTGTCTGTAAATATTGGCACCATCGCTAA
- the mgtE gene encoding magnesium transporter, giving the protein MTDTNTPFQTVSRSELRQLVRTQLQMLLETEDLQGAKAILVPVQPADIAEAIEGLPEAMQAIAFRLLSKDEAIEVYEYLDSSVQQALIEEFRRQEVLDIVDKMSPDDRARLFDELPATVVRRLLEQLTPTERQATAQLLGYEAGTAGRLMTPEYISLKENMTVAETLDRIRSLAHATEIIYYLYITDAARHLTGILSLRDLVIADPDQKIGDIMTRDVVCIYTSDDQEEVARLIGRYDFLAVPVVDREKRLVGIVTVDDVIDIIEQETTEDIYKQGGLQSGGDNYFQTDLLTVARKRVVWLFVLLLTNTVTGTIIKAEEEILRQVVSLAAFIPLLTGTGGNVGSQSSTVVIRGLNTEELREMGPAQVVMREAIAGALLGVMLGTVATLWAFWLLNGDWAVSLAVGISLVAISVLASVAGSGLPFIFRAVGLDPALMSAPFITTAVDVLGVLIYFNLARLILKL; this is encoded by the coding sequence TTGACTGACACTAATACTCCCTTCCAGACAGTCTCGCGCAGCGAACTCCGGCAGCTCGTCCGAACGCAGCTGCAAATGCTGCTTGAGACGGAAGACCTTCAGGGGGCAAAAGCAATCCTCGTCCCGGTGCAACCGGCGGACATTGCAGAAGCCATTGAAGGGTTGCCAGAGGCGATGCAAGCGATCGCCTTTCGCTTGCTCTCCAAAGACGAGGCGATCGAAGTTTATGAATATCTAGACTCCAGCGTGCAGCAGGCGCTGATCGAGGAATTCCGTCGGCAGGAAGTTCTAGACATTGTTGATAAAATGTCCCCAGATGACCGGGCACGACTTTTTGATGAACTGCCCGCTACCGTTGTCCGTCGTCTGCTCGAACAGCTCACCCCCACCGAACGCCAAGCGACAGCGCAGTTGTTGGGTTACGAGGCGGGTACTGCTGGACGATTGATGACCCCAGAGTATATCTCTTTGAAAGAAAACATGACGGTGGCGGAAACGCTAGACCGAATTCGCAGTTTAGCCCATGCTACTGAGATTATTTATTACCTCTATATTACGGATGCCGCCCGTCACCTGACGGGAATTTTATCCTTGCGCGACTTGGTCATCGCCGATCCCGATCAAAAGATTGGGGATATCATGACCCGTGATGTAGTGTGTATTTATACCAGCGATGACCAGGAAGAAGTGGCGCGGCTGATCGGGCGCTATGACTTTCTTGCCGTTCCGGTGGTAGACCGGGAGAAGCGTTTGGTGGGCATTGTCACCGTTGATGACGTGATTGACATCATCGAACAAGAAACGACGGAGGATATTTACAAACAGGGCGGTCTCCAGTCGGGGGGCGACAACTATTTCCAGACGGATTTACTCACGGTGGCTCGCAAGCGCGTAGTCTGGTTGTTCGTTTTGCTACTAACCAATACTGTCACCGGCACGATTATCAAAGCGGAAGAGGAAATTCTTCGGCAAGTGGTGTCGCTGGCGGCGTTTATTCCCTTGTTAACCGGGACTGGCGGGAATGTAGGTTCTCAATCCTCGACAGTCGTGATTCGGGGCTTGAATACCGAAGAACTTCGAGAAATGGGGCCAGCACAGGTGGTAATGCGAGAAGCGATCGCTGGGGCACTCCTGGGAGTGATGTTAGGCACCGTGGCAACGTTATGGGCTTTCTGGCTCCTGAATGGAGATTGGGCTGTCTCGCTGGCTGTAGGGATTAGTTTGGTGGCTATCTCGGTTTTGGCATCAGTTGCGGGTTCCGGTCTTCCGTTTATCTTCCGCGCCGTCGGGTTAGATCCGGCTTTGATGTCAGCGCCGTTTATTACAACGGCAGTTGATGTATTGGGCGTACTGATTTACTTTAATTTGGCGCGGCTAATTTTGAAGTTGTAG
- a CDS encoding protein kinase yields the protein MTSAAHCINPDCSRPYPQPWGNKFCNCCGAPLHLNNRYIPLQTLGAGGFAAIYTVWDLQLATDRVLKVLLESSSKAQELFEQEASVLASLHHPGVPSVEPDSYFVVNLGHPSYRRLPCLVMEKINGQTLQDILDRHYPQGCPESLVTNWLKQALDILQELHRRQIIHRDIKPSNLMLRQETGQLVAIDFGGAKQMGTVQVGQEASSTRLISPGYSPPEQIFGGAVGPAADFYALGQTMIHLLTGRYPPELEDPATGELRWRHCVPVSPVFADLLDDMVQADVRQRPATAVEIQQRLAGDSSMKTKTSQVPQSFSDAIASIASRSLKLLWVAIASIVTLAGQTALFVVRAIAKVVTACLDTLWEMVVGGIAGGVFAVTGFCLAYVFPLGTHFAALLAQLPSVFPYIPPPVGQAILLFTFAGWGTAWGLTEAGGFGQRKRRLVAGLMGVFGYGLGWLVCHLMPAGTVLQMVTLIAVAVGPLTLGLGLPSHQLVHAVVAAAGTAGVFAGLGFFTLSAFDLLPSLGFFSLLGVTIAFWLGVSYYLVVPFLRWLGWR from the coding sequence GTGACCAGTGCTGCCCACTGTATTAATCCGGATTGTTCGCGTCCCTATCCCCAGCCTTGGGGAAACAAATTTTGCAACTGTTGTGGGGCACCGCTACATCTGAACAATCGTTATATTCCTCTCCAGACTTTAGGCGCTGGTGGGTTCGCTGCCATTTATACAGTCTGGGATTTGCAGTTGGCAACAGACCGGGTGCTGAAGGTATTATTGGAATCTTCATCAAAGGCGCAGGAACTGTTTGAACAAGAAGCATCTGTTTTAGCAAGTCTGCATCATCCGGGCGTCCCTAGCGTCGAGCCAGATAGCTATTTTGTGGTGAATTTGGGTCATCCCTCTTACCGGCGTCTGCCTTGTCTGGTAATGGAAAAAATCAACGGTCAGACATTGCAAGATATCCTGGATCGCCACTATCCTCAAGGGTGCCCGGAGTCGCTGGTGACGAATTGGCTGAAGCAAGCACTCGATATTTTACAAGAGTTGCACCGACGGCAGATTATTCACCGAGATATTAAACCCTCCAACTTGATGCTGCGTCAGGAAACCGGGCAATTGGTAGCAATTGATTTTGGCGGGGCGAAACAGATGGGCACCGTCCAAGTGGGTCAAGAGGCAAGTTCAACGCGGTTGATTTCTCCCGGATACAGTCCGCCAGAGCAGATTTTTGGGGGTGCGGTGGGACCTGCGGCAGATTTCTATGCGCTGGGTCAAACGATGATTCACTTGCTCACGGGTCGATATCCCCCGGAGTTGGAAGACCCGGCGACAGGAGAGTTGCGTTGGCGTCATTGTGTCCCGGTGAGTCCCGTCTTCGCTGATTTGCTGGATGATATGGTGCAGGCTGATGTGCGCCAGCGACCGGCGACGGCTGTGGAAATTCAGCAGCGTCTGGCTGGGGATTCTTCAATGAAGACGAAAACCAGCCAGGTTCCGCAGTCTTTCTCGGATGCGATCGCATCCATCGCCAGCAGAAGTCTGAAGCTGTTGTGGGTCGCGATCGCCTCTATTGTGACGCTAGCGGGTCAAACGGCTCTTTTCGTGGTTCGAGCGATCGCTAAAGTTGTGACAGCTTGCCTGGATACACTTTGGGAGATGGTTGTCGGCGGGATTGCAGGGGGTGTGTTTGCAGTTACTGGCTTCTGTTTGGCTTATGTGTTCCCTTTGGGGACTCATTTCGCCGCTTTGCTGGCGCAACTACCGTCTGTTTTCCCCTATATTCCACCCCCAGTCGGACAAGCCATTCTCTTGTTTACGTTCGCTGGATGGGGAACGGCTTGGGGTCTTACTGAAGCAGGAGGGTTTGGTCAACGCAAGCGTCGTTTAGTCGCTGGACTAATGGGTGTCTTCGGCTATGGGTTGGGGTGGCTGGTTTGCCATCTGATGCCTGCTGGAACGGTGCTGCAAATGGTAACGTTGATTGCAGTTGCTGTTGGCCCGCTAACGCTCGGTCTTGGTTTGCCGAGTCATCAACTGGTTCACGCCGTTGTCGCCGCAGCTGGCACAGCCGGAGTTTTTGCGGGTTTAGGCTTTTTTACTCTCAGTGCGTTCGATCTCCTCCCCAGCCTTGGTTTTTTCAGTCTTCTGGGTGTCACCATAGCCTTCTGGCTAGGCGTGAGTTACTACTTGGTTGTGCCTTTTCTGCGTTGGTTGGGCTGGCGTTAA
- the ntcA gene encoding global nitrogen regulator NtcA: MVVTQDRPLAAVFRQLGGGAFPPVVETFERGKTIFFPGDPAERVYFLLKGAVKLSRVYEAGEEITVALLRENSVFGVLSLITGHRSDRFYHAVAFTPVELLSAPIDQVEQSLKDPELSMLMLRGLSSRILQTEMMIETLAHRDMGSRLVSFLLILCRDFGVPSANGITIDLKLSHQAIAEAIGSTRVTVTRLLGDLREEKMISIHKKKITVHNPVTLSQQFT, translated from the coding sequence GTGGTAGTGACGCAAGATAGACCGCTAGCAGCTGTGTTCCGTCAATTGGGAGGTGGGGCGTTTCCACCCGTGGTGGAAACTTTTGAGCGGGGCAAGACAATCTTTTTCCCAGGAGACCCGGCTGAACGGGTATACTTTTTGCTCAAAGGTGCAGTCAAGCTGTCTCGTGTGTATGAAGCCGGGGAAGAAATTACCGTGGCGCTGCTGCGAGAAAACAGCGTTTTTGGGGTCTTGTCCTTAATTACGGGGCATCGTTCAGATCGGTTTTATCATGCCGTAGCATTTACGCCAGTGGAGCTGCTTTCGGCACCGATCGATCAAGTAGAGCAATCACTCAAAGATCCAGAGCTATCGATGTTGATGCTGCGAGGGCTTTCTTCGCGCATTTTGCAAACAGAAATGATGATTGAGACCTTAGCTCACCGAGATATGGGATCGCGCTTGGTGAGTTTTCTGTTAATTCTGTGCCGCGATTTTGGTGTCCCTAGCGCCAATGGAATTACGATCGATCTGAAGCTTTCTCACCAAGCGATCGCTGAAGCAATCGGCTCCACTAGGGTAACTGTCACCCGCTTACTGGGAGATTTGCGGGAGGAAAAAATGATTTCTATCCACAAGAAAAAAATTACGGTACACAACCCAGTTACACTGAGTCAGCAGTTTACTTGA